gattatagtcttaatgactaattaattagtcaaacataataataaatgagatgagaaaaaaactattcaatgttttacaattatacccttttattctttttcttctcaataaaattttctgATCTCAAATGAActtccccctatatatatatatatatatatatatatatatatatatatatatatatatatatatatatatagggaagagtgggatcctacggaaagtgtgttttctctagaaagtctaggaagcgatctgggccatccaatgggtgtgtttaatggttgagatcatcttggtggcattttggtaatatgtgtttcttaaaaataggattatttaattaatcaggggtagatatgtcatttagcttgttttaaatatggaaataattgtcattccataaccaccccacatttcatgcgatttttttctctctctctctccctttctctcactctctctctctcttccttctatccttcatgaagaaacacatcaagaaaacacatcgtattaatctgcttgctgttaaaatatagcgtcaagaaatcctctagcattaccagcatggatggtaaaacacagcgtatgaatctgcttgctgttaaaacacaaatgtgtgaatctgaatgctaaaacacaactgtatgaatctgcttgctgttaaaacacaactgtatgaatctgcttgctgttaaaacacaactgcatgaatctgcttgctgttaaaacacaactgtatgaatctgaatgctaaaacacaactgtatgaatctgcttgctgctaaaacacaactgtattaattttcttggtgttaaaacacatcgtcaagaaaaacAGAGATGATACGAACagtatttgaatggtgatgatgaactcggagatggtggagatggagaagtgtttgactATGACGAAGACAAAGAAGGAGAAGGTTGCGAAATACAAAAAATCTTGAAGAAACAGTTTCCATAACTATTGGCATTGTTAGTTAATGAGagataaaattccaaaaataaaataaaatgtcaaattacacaagtgcccttttagttaaaatccctCCATGCCATGTGTCacattcttattgcttcctagactttctaggaaaaactcactttctacccaactcctccTCTATAGGGGAAAATTCAAATGAAAATCACTAGTTAACGCGAGAACCCGagaactaactaaaaaagcctaaaaaacataccaatttttttttaccaattttcgctagtttttgtgtataaaaaaaacttttttttcaaaaaaataaaaaaataaaattgtaGCGCACATGTATAACAATACACATGTGATGTGCACTACATATGTGcattacaatttttttatatatataaaaatagcgatttttaataaaaaaattgtaaataaaattggtatttttttagttagttttcgagttctCGCGATAAAAGgagttttcatttgaaccttcccttatatatatatatatatatatatatatatatatatatatatatatatatatatatatatatagggcaaggataaattgaaaacccggttgagttgaataaaccctgaaaacccattaATCACCATTGATCAAACTAAATGAATGGGTGAGATTAAGTTTGGGCCATGTCTTTCTTTAGTTCCACTTTTCAGTATTTTTTAATACATTGATTGtacactaagggtaatatgggAAACATATTTTCATCTCTTACAAGAAAGACAAAAGTCTGCATATGCACAGACCTCTcatttcaaaacttcaaaacATCAAAACAAATTCTCTCTCTTCCAAAAATCTTTATCAAACATTCTTGATCTATACCCAAATCAACGAAGATGTTCAACTATACCCACAATCACCGGCCAAAAATCGCTTAAGATATTCAAAATCGCCGTAGAATATCAACAATCGCCGGAGATATTCAACAATCACCGGAGAATTTCAACGGTCACCGCCGGAATAATCAGGCTAAAAACGACGGGATTTCAGGTGCGTCGCTTCTTTGATGACTAAAATTATCAACTTTGTTTTAGCTATACAGAATTAGGGAGTTTTAAAATAGAGATTATAGGGTTTTTTAAGACTTTTCAAAATGCTCGATTCCTTTATACCCATTTGGGTTTTCTTAATGACAGGTACCGTTAgggttttttgtttgttttaaataatctcacttgttaaaaagaaagttgataaTTTTAGCTAATTATGAATTTTCTTTTAGAAATACAGATTTGGGATGTGTGAAAATAGAGACTATAAACTTTTAAACAGTTTTCAAAGTGCTCGGTTTCTTCATACATCTGGCTTTTTGTTAATGACAGGGTAGCATTAGGGGTTTTGGGGATGAACACATGATCAATTGcggttggggggggggtgttaTTTGTGTGTTAATTTTGATTGAGAAAAATAGACTACATAAGTTTTTTAAGGGAGTAGTCTCTTTATTTGAATCTTATGGGTATACTCTTGAAAGTTACAACAAGACTCTATACATTCATATAATCCTACCAAAAGCTAATTCTTTAGTTAATCTATCAACATGAAAATACAGGGAAACCTTGATTGAGCAAACTTGTATACCCAAATAGCATTTGACcttaataataaaacaaaaattcaACTAAAGATAGTTAGCCTCTTAAATTGATGCTTTGTTGGATTACGTGATAATTTGCAGTCATCCGCTGTTACAACTAAAGATCCGAGGAAAAAATGAGCCCAGGTGTTTATAATTACAAAACCTGTGATAAATTATGCTTACGCATTAAATGAGATATTAGTTTATTAATGTTGTTTACAATTAACAAAATGCAGCTAAAAAGACTCGCCGTACGCCGGTTGTCGATAAAGGTAAGCAAGTGCATCATGATAAGAAGTTGCAAAAAAGGAAGCTAATAAGTACGTACAAGCATTTTTTTTCTTTCACTTGTCTTACAATTATGTTttgaataaataataaaacaaacttGTTGTCTCACTTTCAACAGACAGTGATTTGGACACACCCGGAAAAAACATGAAGAATATAAAAAAAGGTATGTTTTTTCTTATGTATAAAAGTTTCtttgttacatttttttaaaaTCAAATATTTATGTACATGCACTTTGTAAAAACATTCTAAGTTGACGGCAGTGTGGGTGGGCCAGCAACACGTACTACGGGACGTACAAAACTGTTTTAGATGTGATCTTTATGAATCTAAATAAATATATGTTTCGATACCTTAATGCTAATTATTAAGCTTTCTAAATAGTGACACCGGATGCTAACACGGGCGGGCCAGCAACGCGAACAAGAGGAGGTAAAAAAGTTTTAAAattagtcttttttttttttttttttttggttaagaCATATATTTTGTAAAGGTTGTTAATAGTTTGCGATTTATATAAAAATCGTACAAATGTAGGTAAGCAAGCGCATCGGGATAAGAAGTTGCAAAAAAGAAAGCTAATAAGTACGTACAAGCGTTTTTTTTCTTTAGCTTGTCTTATAATtatgttttatataaataataaaacaaagttGGTGTCTCAGTTTCACCAGACAGTGATTTGGACACCCCCGGGGAAAACATGAAGAAAATAAAaaaaggtatgttttttttttattctatagACGTTTCTTCGTTACATTTTTTTATATCTAATATTTATGTACATGAACTTTGTAAAAACATTCTAAGCCGATGGCGATGCGGGCGGGCCAGCAACACGTACTAGAGCAGGTACATAACTGTTTTAGACGTGATCTTTAGGAATCTAAATAAATATATGTTTCAATACTTTAATGCTAATTGTTAATAAATGTATATTTACAGGTCAACAATCACGGACGGATAGCGAAGCAAAGAAAATTGTGAAAAGGAAATTAATAGGTATGTACACATAACTTGTTTCCTtgtttataaattatataaatcATATCTGAAAGTTGGTGTCTTAGTTTCAGTGGATAGCGACTCAGGGATGTG
This genomic stretch from Helianthus annuus cultivar XRQ/B chromosome 8, HanXRQr2.0-SUNRISE, whole genome shotgun sequence harbors:
- the LOC110870850 gene encoding uncharacterized protein LOC110870850 isoform X1, which gives rise to MSPAKKTRRTPVVDKGKQVHHDKKLQKRKLINSDLDTPGKNMKNIKKVTPDANTGGPATRTRGGKQAHRDKKLQKRKLIISPDSDLDTPGENMKKIKKADGDAGGPATRTRAGQQSRTDSEAKKIVKRKLIVSVDSDSGMWLDEALFDVDWGSFYFTTQVTPVKNSSSVVLADQAKPVNATQENPPAVDPKTTNDPEDDPIDDDYSCYSPNTLVSWANHNPWESELSPEPLSTEIEYGTPRSFLD
- the LOC110870850 gene encoding uncharacterized protein LOC110870850 isoform X2, with the translated sequence MSPAKKTRRTPVVDKGKQVHHDKKLQKRKLINSDLDTPGKNMKNIKKVTPDANTGGPATRTRGGKQAHRDKKLQKRKLIISPDSDLDTPGENMKKIKKADGDAGGPATRTRAGQQSRTDSEAKKIVKRKLIVDSDSGMWLDEALFDVDWGSFYFTTQVTPVKNSSSVVLADQAKPVNATQENPPAVDPKTTNDPEDDPIDDDYSCYSPNTLVSWANHNPWESELSPEPLSTEIEYGTPRSFLD